The proteins below are encoded in one region of Sulfolobus islandicus Y.N.15.51:
- the purD gene encoding phosphoribosylamine--glycine ligase, producing the protein MKVLLVGDGARENVLAHSLEKSTKGYKVYGLSTYINPGINSVVKATGGEYFIGNTNQPEIVKEVIKKVNPDFGVVGPEDPLFRGIADVLRQEGIPVFGASKKCARIEESKAWARELMWKYSIPGRLRYKVFYTIEDAAKFILEYGGSVAVKPAGQAGGKGVKVIADLEAYLTQDKREALTKSVNDIGSLYNKEGEPRIIIEEKVDGPEYTLHVLTDGKTTIPLPLAQDYKNAYQDGIGPETGGMGSISGPTELLPFINNEEYQTTYDIVKRTIDAIYKETGENYVGVIAGQMMLTELWGPTVIEYYSRFGDPEASAIIPRIESDFGEIIEFTATGHLSKARIKLNDQPSIVKAVATLGYPISKQMASGRKIVLDLDKMKEHGCMVFFGSVALEGMQLITKGSRALEIVAIGDFREASENLDKCIQYVSSDTKLIYRTDIGRTVEYQIEKAEIIRYSYKNREKRGILGVSADWSPNGGLW; encoded by the coding sequence ATGAAAGTATTATTAGTCGGGGATGGAGCAAGAGAAAACGTCCTAGCTCATTCACTAGAAAAATCCACTAAAGGTTACAAGGTCTACGGGCTGTCGACATACATTAATCCTGGAATTAATTCAGTAGTGAAAGCAACTGGTGGAGAGTATTTTATAGGTAACACAAACCAACCAGAAATTGTTAAGGAAGTAATTAAGAAAGTAAACCCAGATTTTGGAGTAGTTGGGCCAGAGGACCCATTATTCCGTGGAATTGCAGACGTTCTTAGACAAGAGGGAATACCAGTATTTGGAGCTAGTAAAAAGTGCGCTAGAATAGAGGAATCCAAAGCATGGGCAAGAGAGTTAATGTGGAAGTATTCTATTCCGGGGAGGTTAAGGTATAAGGTATTTTATACAATAGAAGACGCCGCAAAGTTCATATTAGAATATGGAGGTTCTGTTGCAGTTAAACCCGCTGGCCAAGCTGGAGGAAAAGGTGTTAAGGTAATAGCTGACTTAGAGGCTTACTTAACACAAGATAAAAGAGAGGCACTGACAAAAAGCGTAAACGATATAGGGAGTCTATACAATAAGGAAGGTGAGCCAAGAATTATAATAGAGGAGAAAGTGGATGGACCAGAATATACACTTCATGTTTTAACTGACGGAAAAACAACTATTCCTCTACCTTTGGCTCAAGATTATAAGAACGCATATCAGGATGGGATAGGCCCTGAGACTGGAGGGATGGGGTCAATTTCTGGACCTACTGAATTACTCCCATTTATCAATAACGAGGAGTACCAAACAACTTATGACATAGTTAAAAGGACTATAGATGCAATATATAAAGAGACTGGAGAGAATTACGTAGGAGTCATAGCAGGGCAAATGATGTTAACTGAACTTTGGGGGCCTACGGTAATTGAATATTACTCAAGATTCGGTGATCCAGAGGCTTCGGCCATAATTCCAAGAATAGAGTCTGATTTTGGAGAAATAATTGAGTTTACTGCTACTGGACATTTGAGTAAAGCTCGTATAAAATTAAATGACCAACCTTCTATAGTAAAAGCTGTTGCTACTTTAGGATATCCTATCTCGAAACAAATGGCATCTGGACGTAAGATTGTTTTGGATTTAGATAAGATGAAAGAGCATGGATGTATGGTATTTTTTGGATCTGTGGCGTTAGAGGGAATGCAGCTTATAACCAAAGGCTCCAGAGCTTTAGAAATAGTTGCAATAGGAGATTTCAGAGAAGCTTCTGAGAATTTGGATAAGTGTATTCAATACGTTAGTAGCGATACTAAATTAATATATAGAACTGACATTGGAAGGACAGTTGAATATCAGATCGAGAAGGCTGAAATTATAAGATATTCTTATAAAAATAGAGAAAAAAGAGGAATTCTTGGAGTTTCTGCAGATTGGTCTCCCAATGGTGGGTTGTGGTGA